DNA sequence from the Penicillium psychrofluorescens genome assembly, chromosome: 3 genome:
CATAATCCTCAGCTCGCTCAGTAAGACGAACACCTGTGGCCCAGCCATCGTCCCAGATGCCAATCACCTTGAGCATTTCTCCGCGGTCGAGTTCGAACTCGTCGCCGGCTCGTGGGGCATACGCCCAGAGAACAGCAACTTGATCGCCAGGGTGAATATCGTCTTGTGAGTAATAGTCCCGGAAATATGATAGTTGCTCAGATTGGCCGCTGGTCACGGCTTCGGGGGACGAGTATTGGTTTCCAGTGGTAGCGGTGGCGGTTCCAGACCGAGGCGAGCTGTCACTTTCCAAACCAGCTAGCACGGAATTGCTCGACAGCGAGCCGTGGCGCTTTCCGGTGACGGGGGGGATCCTCTTGGACATGGCTCCCGGGCTGGCGCCAAAGGCTTCCGAGTCTGACGAGTCACTATACTTGGCAGCGCCAAACATGGCGCCCGACGTGCGCGAGTAGGCAGGTGAAGAGCTTGGGATCTCGCGCAGGGCAGACATCCGTGTCACTCGTCCGCCTGGGACCATATTGTATCCTTTGGGACTTTCCGGTTGCTGCATGTGCATAGGCGGTGATCCTCTTCGTTGAGGATTAGGTTGGTTCAGTCCACTGTCGTTTTgcgagcggcggcggcgacggtaGCAGagccagagaaagaagatgagaaCGCCCAGGAGTGCCACGGCGGCAACAGATCCGATGACAATGCCCGCGATAGCTCCACCGGAGAGACCGCTACCACCACctgtcgctgctgctgctgctgtagCAGTCGGGCTGGCGGTTGATGAGGGGTTGAGCGGTTGGAGAGTTGCTGTTGAAGTTGGAATGGTGACGCCTTGGCAGCGCGTTCCGGCTTTGGCGTCTGCGCAGCAAGAGTCGCTCGAGTTGGTCGATTTACAATAGGTGCAGAGGCCGAGTGTGTTGGAGGCATAGCCACAATTCTTTTGCTGATTGGTGTATCCCTCGATGCAAGAGCCGGTCAGCGATTTCAGAGGTCCCGTGCACACTGCCAGGTCAGATTTGATCTCGGACATATAGTCCttgtcggtgccggtgcAGAGTTTCGAATTGACGATAATCTCCTGTTCGCCCATGGCTTGGAGCGCGCAGGTGTCTGCGCAAAGGGGCGGTGATTGATCGGAAGTCAGGCTGCAGGCAGCCTTGGAGCTTTGGACGAGCCCACTGCATATCACGCTGGTGGTGTATCGGGCATAGTAGTCATTCAGGGCGCTGGAATTAAGGCCTTCACATCCCAACAGATCGACATACCTGGTAGTTTGTTGTCAGCTTTACTAGCCCTTCCAGGGGAGAGATGGGTCGCACTTACTTCAAAGTAACATAGCTGCCATCGAGGTAGCTGCTCAATGCTTGGTCAAATTGTGAGACAGTCGATACATTTTCCAGGAATGGGCTATGATCAAGTCAGCATTCGCCTATCACCGTTGTCTTTTATTCACTCACAAGTCCCCGTAGAGAGTGGAATCGGTCGATATTGAGGCACTATCCCAGGCTGGACAGGTTGTCGACCCGGATAGGGAGATGCAGCCCGACATGTCGGGCCTGATCTCAAAGGTCGAGGAACGTTGCCGAGGAATGTGTCAATGGCAACCGATCGCCAGTCCAGTATTCAATCGTAGGTCGGATATGCGAATCAAAGGGCCGAGGGCATTTCTTCACGCTTGGGGAGACCACAGGTcatcaagaaaaaaaggcaaGCGAGTCGAGCTTGGGGCGAAGCGAAGGAGAACAAAAGCAGCAAACGAGTGACTAGAGAGCGCACAGCAATCAACGAGCCCCGAAGGTGCTCTTAgacgaaaaagaagcgaaCGAATGGAGAGGATGACCAGCGGGAAGGGCagcgagagagagggagagaagagaggagaagaagacgggaCGGGATGggtgaggtgaggtgagAAAGGTGGCCCGGGCTTGAGTTCGCGCTGGCTGGGCCCAACGGGCAAGAACTAactgctgttgctggccTGGTGAAACACGCGAAAGAGTAATCATAATAGGGGGTACAGAGTAGGGTGCTTGTACCCAAGCAGCTTAGCGCCGGTGGTGGGATTGGCCCGTTCGGGGCAAGTGGTTCCTGGCGTCTCGCTTGGGCCCGTTTAGCGGCCGAGAGGGCCGATCTTTATTACACCGATAAACTAAACAAAAACGATGAAATCTCCGTTGGTTTATGCAGTCGAGGGGTAGCAGGAGAGCTGTGAGGGGCGTGCAGCAAGAAGCATGAACTAGCTATGCAGGCGATGTATACGACCGGCGAAGTATACACGGGACTCCCTGATCGTATACACCCAGGTCACCTATGTTATTCGTAGTTCAGCCTGACTTGGAAGAGTCCAGGTGCATGGGCCATTTCCCCTCATCTGATTTTTCATCCTGGCTCCTGCAATCAAATCTACACATCAAATCTACTCGTACTCCGTCGGTAGGACTCCTCCGCCGATGGAAATGAAAACACAGGTCACCTGACCCTGCGTCATCTGACCCAATCCTGCTAGGCTCCCACACTCACTCTTCCATCCGACAATTCAACGATCGATCAGATCCCACCCTATAACTAGCTTTATCAAATCTTCATCTGTGGGCCATGTGCAGCTCCGACTGCTTCCTGGCGatcctcgccatcttcttccccccTATTGCCGGTCAGTCCCTCTCGCTCCATCTGCCTCGTCGCAACCAAGGCTAACTAACCATGCGCAAACAGTCTGGGTCAAACGAGGCATCTGCACCGCCgactccatcatcaacattGCACTCTGTCTGCTCGGCTACATCCCTGGCCTGATCCACGCATTCTACATCATCTTCAAGTACCCCGAGGGAGACTATGACGATGCGGCCTACGAAcccatccccggcggcgCAAGCCAGCGACGGGACCTGGAGAACGGCGGCGTGACGTACTACTATGTCCCTCGCCAGCCGCTCCAGCATCCCTCTCAGCAGAGATCGTATGGTACCGTTCCGCAAGGCCAGCAGGCGGCGCCGAAGCCGTCTGATCAGCCGGAGGGTGGTGCTGGGAGCAGCAGTGCTCAGGCACCACCGACCTACGCCGAGGCTGTGAAGGGTGACAACAAGGTGCAGACCCAGGAATAAAGAAAGACCGCGATGAATATGGAATTGGTGGCTGCTTTCTTTACTTCCTGCAGGTGTGCGCTATTTTACTGTACCTGGTCTTCTTATGACTCTACGAGGGAACGTTTTTCTGGAACGAGGTTTAAGGTCTATTGGGCAATGAGATTGTATGCTTTTATGGGTTTTCAGGTGCTTTGTATATTCGAATCAATCAATTAACCATCTACTGGAATGTTGGTCAGGTATGACGGGAGATGTATATTTTGGCGGACAGTACTCCCACCGGCAAGCAAAACGGCTAGTCAAGAAATCAATAAATTAACAAATTATAACTGACAAATCTGAAAGCCATCAATAAATTCATAGTCCCATTCAAGTTAGATTCAACATGTTCAGCGTGCGGTAGAACAGCTCCATCGACGGCCAACTGATCTGATAAGCGCCTACCCGTCCCGAACTTCTTCCCGCGACTCCCCATTCCTACACGGGACCACCACTTCCACCTCCCTCCTACTACCGTCGCTTGGATCTGACCTTGCAGCCATGCAGGGCATGCCATTGTTGCTGCGGCAATCACTTCGGTCCAGTCTACATCTCACACGAACACCCTCAGGGCCAGTGCGCGCAGCACAGCTCCGCCCGACCATCCCGAGCGCCTTTCCCGTCACCCGAGCCCCAACGCGCAACTTCTCTGTCTGCCTACAATGCCAATTCCGTCGCCAGCCGGGACGATATTCCCCTTccgacgagaagaaagatagTGTGGATGCACAGAATGCCGCGGAAGAGCTGAAGGAGGCCGCCGATGCTCGCAAGAAGGCTTCCATCTCGGGAGACGTGGGCGGACCTACTGCAACATTGCCACAGACCGAAATTCCGGCTGAACAACCAGAAACTGAGAAGCCGCTCTATGAGGAACCGACCAAGGGGAGCAGCGTTCATGTTGAAGGAACGCCGAGCGGGGGTCTCCCGTCCAACCTCGAGAGCCGCCGGTCCCAGGTGTCCAAGCAATTCACTACCTTGATGGATAACCTACAATCCAACATCTTCGTGGCTGGTCAGCGGCTGAACGACCTAACCGGTTATTCGGGTATCGAGGCTCTCAAGAAGGAAATCCAATTCCAAGGTACGCCACACCCGCTCACACCAGACACTTGTATAACTAAAAATCAACACAGAGAGTCGGCTCCGCAATGCCCGAGCACAGGTCAAAAAGGCGAAAGAAGACTACGCCGCCGCGATCAACAGCCGCTCTGCCTCCCAGCGCGAAGTCAACGAGCTCTTGCAACGGAAACACTCATGGTCGCCCACAGACCTGGAGCGCTTCACGCTCCTGTATCGCAACGACCACGCAAATGAGGTCCTCGAGTCCTCGACACAAGAAGCGTTGTCGAAGGCTGAGCGCGAGGCTGAAGAGTCTGCGGCGCAGCTGAGCAAAGGTATTCTTTCGCGCTACCACGAGGAACAGGTCTGGTCCGATAAGATCCGTCGCATGAGTACCTGGGGAACATGGGGGCTTATGGGGATGAACATTCTGCTGTTCTTGGTCTTTCAAATTGCCGTGGAACCCTGGCGCCGCAAGCGACTTGTCAAGGGGTTTGAGGACAAGGTGATTGAGGCGatagagaaggagaaagCGTTGAGCCAGGGCGCTCCTGTCGACAGTGCCTCACTTTCTGCGGACTCCGCTGTCGCTTTACTCCCCTTTCAAGCCCATGAGGAAACAATCGCCAATGCAGAGGTGCAACCTGaaccatccaccaccactaccactaACTCAACCGCTCTCCAATCTCTTCAGTCCCAACTCTCAAATATCTCCTCTTCACCCACCTCCCTTGCATACTGGCAACAAGCACTCCACGAGCTCTTCAGTGACCGCAACGTCGCCATCTCCCAGCGTGACCTGACGACCCTAGCCGTCCAGAGCGCCGCAGCCGGGGCCGCAGTGATGGGCCTGGTGCTTGCGCTGATCCGACATTGATTGGATGCGAGCCCATCATCAAGATGGCTGCATCAATCCCCATGATTTTCCTTTGTGGATGTGGCTTCATCTTTTGAGACATATATTTCTGCACAGACCGGACATAGAAACCCTGGATATAGCCATGGACAGACTCAGATCTAATCTAAGAATAGAATCTGTATGTAACTACATGAAGTCGTGACAGTTTGCCGGAGGGCATTAACGTATAGTCGTACGTATCTGTGGGATAGGAGACAGCCTCCACCTCTACAAATTGAACGAAGAATCAGAGGAGTGTCTATTACGGCGGGAAATTGTAGCATAGATCTAGTGGTTTGGTCTGGAACTCATGGGAAAAAATCGAACAAAGGAAATCTCATGACGACTAGGCAATACACGAGGAAACTATAGAACAcaagtatatatatactcCAggggggaggaaagaaagaaagtgcCCGATCAATCGTCCTCTGTGCCCGCGGCCAACTTCCAATGAAAGAGATCAGATATACAGCGTCGCGAACCGAGAGAGTTTAA
Encoded proteins:
- a CDS encoding uncharacterized protein (ID:PFLUO_004772-T1.cds;~source:funannotate); this translates as MSGCISLSGSTTCPAWDSASISTDSTLYGDFPFLENVSTVSQFDQALSSYLDGSYVTLKYVDLLGCEGLNSSALNDYYARYTTSVICSGLVQSSKAACSLTSDQSPPLCADTCALQAMGEQEIIVNSKLCTGTDKDYMSEIKSDLAVCTGPLKSLTGSCIEGYTNQQKNCGYASNTLGLCTYCKSTNSSDSCCADAKAGTRCQGVTIPTSTATLQPLNPSSTASPTATAAAAATGGGSGLSGGAIAGIVIGSVAAVALLGVLIFFLWLCYRRRRRSQNDSGLNQPNPQRRGSPPMHMQQPESPKGYNMVPGGRVTRMSALREIPSSSPAYSRTSGAMFGAAKYSDSSDSEAFGASPGAMSKRIPPVTGKRHGSLSSNSVLAGLESDSSPRSGTATATTGNQYSSPEAVTSGQSEQLSYFRDYYSQDDIHPGDQVAVLWAYAPRAGDEFELDRGEMLKVIGIWDDGWATGVRLTERAEDYDVHHREQRDSGVSNGSQQRTGPSPAPSGDIKAFPMVCICLPQHWHKIIDGTPQEEDEA
- a CDS encoding uncharacterized protein (ID:PFLUO_004773-T1.cds;~source:funannotate), with the translated sequence MCSSDCFLAILAIFFPPIAVWVKRGICTADSIINIALCLLGYIPGLIHAFYIIFKYPEGDYDDAAYEPIPGGASQRRDLENGGVTYYYVPRQPLQHPSQQRSYGTVPQGQQAAPKPSDQPEGGAGSSSAQAPPTYAEAVKGDNKVQTQE
- a CDS encoding uncharacterized protein (ID:PFLUO_004774-T1.cds;~source:funannotate), which translates into the protein MQGMPLLLRQSLRSSLHLTRTPSGPVRAAQLRPTIPSAFPVTRAPTRNFSVCLQCQFRRQPGRYSPSDEKKDSVDAQNAAEELKEAADARKKASISGDVGGPTATLPQTEIPAEQPETEKPLYEEPTKGSSVHVEGTPSGGLPSNLESRRSQVSKQFTTLMDNLQSNIFVAGQRLNDLTGYSGIEALKKEIQFQESRLRNARAQVKKAKEDYAAAINSRSASQREVNELLQRKHSWSPTDLERFTLLYRNDHANEVLESSTQEALSKAEREAEESAAQLSKGILSRYHEEQVWSDKIRRMSTWGTWGLMGMNILLFLVFQIAVEPWRRKRLVKGFEDKVIEAIEKEKALSQGAPVDSASLSADSAVALLPFQAHEETIANAEVQPEPSTTTTTNSTALQSLQSQLSNISSSPTSLAYWQQALHELFSDRNVAISQRDLTTLAVQSAAAGAAVMGLVLALIRH